A window from Fragaria vesca subsp. vesca linkage group LG5, FraVesHawaii_1.0, whole genome shotgun sequence encodes these proteins:
- the LOC101309156 gene encoding galacturonokinase-like, with the protein MGGSSWPSETQLNEIREIVSEMSGRGREQVRVVASPYRICPLGAHIDHQGGIVSAMTINRGILLGFVPSGDNQVILRSGQFKGRVRFRIDEVSCPMNNGNDASKRDEESDWGSYARGAVYALQSKKTCLVQGIIGYICGTEGMDSSGVSSSAAVGVAYLMALENANNLIVSPEENIEFDRLIENEFRGLRNGILDQSAILLSSYGSLLCMNCKTKEHKLVHPPKLGKNHETEWQEAYKILLAFSGLKQALTENSGYNRRVGECQEAATVLLNASGNGAAEPVLSNVEPEAYQTHKHVLKPNLAKRAEHFFSENMRVIKGLEAWASGRFKDFGTLITESGLSSIQNYECGSKPLIQLREIVLRAPGVFGARFSGAGFRGCCVALVDANLAAEAASFVREEYSKLQPDLVSHLNQEHAVVICEAGDCARVI; encoded by the exons ATGGGTGGATCCTCTTGGCCTTCTGAAACTCAG TTAAATGAAATTAGAGAGATAGTTTCAGAAATGTCTGGGAGAGGTAGGGAACAAGTCCGGGTCGTGGCTTCTCCTTATCGAATTTGTCCACTCGGAGCTCATATTGATCACCAG GGCGGCATAGTATCTGCTATGACGATTAACAGGGGAATACTTCTAGGTTTTGTTCCTTCTGGTGACAACCAG GTTATTCTACGGTCAGGACAGTTCAAAGGCAGAGTCAGGTTCAG AATTGATGAAGTTTCGTGCCCTATGAACAATGGAAATGATGCTTCCAAAAGGGACGAAGAAAGTGATTGGGGAAGTTATGCAAGAGGAGCTGTATATGCATTACAGAGTAAGAAGACCTGTCTTGTCCAG GGTATCATTGGATACATATGTGGTACTGAAGGTATGGACAGTTCAGGCGTTAGCTCTTCAGCTGCT GTTGGTGTAGCTTACCTAATGGCTTTGGAAAATGCAAACAATTTGATTGTGTCCCCTGAAGAAAATATTGAGTTTGATCG GCTGATTGAAAATGAATTTCGGGGCCTGAGGAATGGTATATTGGACCAATCAGCCATATTACTGTCAAGCTATGGTTCTCTACTATGCATGAACTGCAAG ACTAAAGAGCATAAGCTTGTACATCCGCCGAAATTGGGAAAGAACCACGAGACGGAGTGGCAGGAAGCGTACAAAATATTGTTGGCATTTTCAGGCTTAAAGCAAGCTTTAACTGAAAATTCTGGATATAATCGTCGAGTTGGAGAGTGTCAAGAGGCAGCTACGGTTCTTTTGAA TGCGTCTGGAAATGGTGCAGCAGAGCCAGTCCTATCTAATG TTGAGCCAGAAGCTTATCAAACTCACAAG CACGTATTGAAACCTAATCTAGCCAAAAGAGCCGAGCATTTTTTCTCTGAGAATATGCGGGTTATAAAAG GACTTGAAGCTTGGGCTTCAGGGAGGTTCAAAGATTTTGGCACACTCATTACCGAATCAGGCTTGAGTTCGATTCAGAACTATGAATGTG GTTCTAAACCTCTGATACAATTGCGTGAGATCGTCCTAAGGGCTCCTGGTGTCTTTGGAGCACGGTTCAGTGGTGCCGGATTTAGAGGGTGCTGTGTTGCACTGGTAGATGCCAATCTTGCAGCTGAAGCTGCATCGTTTGTCAGGGAAGAGTATAGCAAGCTCCAGCCTGACTTGGTGAGTCATTTAAACCAAGAACATGCAGTCGTGATATGCGAAGCTGGTGATTGTGCCCGGGTTATATGA